The proteins below come from a single Plutella xylostella chromosome 2, ilPluXylo3.1, whole genome shotgun sequence genomic window:
- the LOC105380211 gene encoding nucleolar GTP-binding protein 1 yields MSLYNFKKIAVVPTAKDFIDIMLSKTQRKTPTVVHKHYKISRIRGFYIRKVKFTQQNFHDRLSRIIQEFPKLDDVHPFYADLMNVLYDKDHYKLGLGQLNTARHLIDNVSKDYVRLLKYGDSLYRCKQLKRAALGRMATIMKRQAANLAYLEQVRQHLARLPSIDPYTRTLIICGFPNVGKSSFINKITRADVEVQPYAFTTKSLYVGHTDYKYLRWQVIDTPGILDHPLEERNVIEMQAVTALAHLRAAVLYVLDPSELCGHTLQEQISLFESIKPLFANKPLLLVLNKMDVVKPEDLPEEKRILLEQLEEKCRTGNVVNADSNSELVSVPVMRMSTVSEEGVQEVKIEACERLLGHRVTEKMRTKKVDGILNRLHVSMPTPRDSRARPPTAPPPGVKRRERVERHIELEQGDDYVLDLQKNYVEIAEEERHDPIPEFWEGHNIADYIDPEIFEKLAELEKDEELREEAGMYAVPKIELDETMKEIRELARQIRNKKAVLKDESRLTKQSTKPVMPRTTRARGRERSTTRLRDEMEKLGVDMSETKDAHFTRRRARSRSASGVANKRAKMDDGRARSVSRPARDEQGVKDTTMARRAKNMAHVAIAKKTKKMGLKGEADRFIGTKMPKHLFAGKRGVGKTDRR; encoded by the exons ATGAGTTTGTACAACTTCAAAAAGATAGCGGTGGTCCCCACAGCCAAG gactttatagatATTATGCTATCGAAGACCCAGCGGAAGACTCCGACGGTGGTCCACAAGCATTACAAAATCTCCAGGATACGAGGGTTTTACATCAGAAAAGTTAAATTCACACAACAGAACTTCCACGACCGTCTCTCCCGCATTATTCAG GAGTTCCCGAAGCTGGATGATGTGCACCCATTCTATGCGGACCTCATGAACGTGCTGTATGACAAGGACCACTACAAGCTGGGTCTCGGCCAGCTCAACACCGCACGCCATCTCATTGACAA TGTCTCCAAAGACTATGTCCGTCTGCTCAAGTACGGGGACTCGCTGTACCGCTGCAAGCAGCTGAAGCGAGCCGCGCTGGGACGCATGGCCACCATCATGAAGAGACAGGCCGCTAACTTGGCCTATCTGGAACAA GTCCGCCAGCACTTGGCCCGTCTCCCCTCCATCGACCCGTACACGCGCACGCTCATCATCTGCGGCTTCCCCAACGTCGGCAAGAGCAGCTTCATCAACAAG ATAACCCGCGCCGATGTGGAAGTGCAGCCCTACGCGTTCACCACCAAGAGTCTGTACGTGGGACACACCGACTACAAGTACCTGCGCTGGCAG GTGATAGACACGCCTGGAATCCTGGATCACCCGCTGGAGGAGCGCAACGTGATCGAGATGCAGGCGGTGACGGCGCTGGCCCACCTGCGTGCCGCCGTGCTGTACGTGCTGGACCCCAGCGAGCTGTGCGGACACACGCTGCAGGAGCAG ATATCCCTATTCGAGAGCATCAAGCCCCTCTTCGCCAACAAACCTCTGCTGCTGGTGCTCAACAAGATGGACGTGGTCAAGCCTGAAGACCTGCCCGAGGAGAAGAGGATATTACTGGAGCAACTTGAGGAGAAGTGCCGGACTGGGAATGTTGTCAA TGCGGACTCGAACTCGGAACTAGTCTCCGTGCCAGTGATGCGCATGTCCACGGTTAGCGAGGAAGGCGTGCAGGAGGTGAAGATAGAGGCCTGCGAGCGCCTGCTGGGCCACCGAGTCACGGAGAAGATGAGGACTAAGAAG GTGGACGGCATCCTCAACCGCCTGCACGTCTCCATGCCCACGCCCAGAGActcccgcgcccgcccgcccaccgcgccgccgcccggcgtCAAGAGACGAGAGAGGGTGGAACGGCATATTGAGTTGGAGCAGGGAGACGATTATGTGCTTG ACCTCCAAAAGAACTACGTGGAGATAGCCGAGGAGGAGCGGCACGACCCCATCCCCGAGTTCTGGGAGGGACACAACATCGCGGACTACATCGACCCGGAGATATTCGAG AAACTAGCAGAACTGGAGAAGGATGAAGAGCTCCGTGAAGAGGCGGGCATGTACGCCGTGCCCAAGATAGAGTTGGATGAAACCATGAAGGAGATCCGGGAGCTGGCCAGGCAGATCCG CAACAAGAAGGCGGTGCTCAAGGACGAGTCTCGCCTCACCAAGCAGTCCACCAAGCCGGTGATGCCGCGGACCACGCGCGCGCGCGGCCGTGAGCGGTCTACTACTAGGTTGCGGGATGAGATGGAGAAATTGG GCGTGGACATGTCAGAGACCAAAGACGCCCACTTCAcccggcggcgggcgcgctcTCGCTCGGCATCCGGCGTCGCCAACAAGCGAGCCAAGATGGACGACGGGCGGGCGCGGTCTGTGAGCCGCCCCGCCAGGGACGAGCAAGGGGTTAAGGATACTACT ATGGCGCGGCGAGCTAAGAACATGGCGCACGTGGCCATCGCGAAGAAGACCAAGAAGATGGGTCTCAAGGGAGAGGCCGATCGCTTCATCGGCACCAAGATGCCGAAGCATCTGTTCGCCGGCAAGCGGGGCGTCGGCAAGACCGACCGGAgatag